The sequence TCCCGGCATACGCGGTATTGATGCTTATCATCAACATATTTTTGTTATATGAAGCGAAACAGCATTTGCAGGTAAAAAAAATGGTGTTATTAATGATTGCCGGGGTTATCGGCAGCCCGATTGGTGCGATGGCATTAAAGAGTTTTCACCCGGAATTAATGAAGATTATTATCAGTGTTGCAACGCTGATATTCGGTATTTTGTTGAGTTTAAAAATTGAGATTCCGCTTAACGAAAAAAAGCCGACACAGATCGGGCTTGGGTTGCTCAGCGGCGTACTGGGTGGCGCGATTGGTGAGTCAGGCCCGCCAATAGTTATCTACGGTTTATGCCGGGCATGGGAGAAAGATGAGTTCCGGTGTAATCTTATCGCGTATTTTCTTGTACTGGGTGTGATGAATATTATCTCATACCTCGCGTTCGGGTTGTTAACCCCCAAAAATTTTTCGTATGCCGTATTTGCGATAATACCGGCATTATTTGCTACATGGGTAGGGGTAAAGTTAAAGAATGTTGCGTCAGAAGAGTTTTTTAGGAAGGCAGTACTCACAGTAATTATTTTTGTTACATTAGTCGGGCTTGGGCAGGTGTTGTTCTTCAATAAAAAACATAATAAAGTTGATGCGGTTAGTACCACAACTGCCGTGACTAAATAGTATCAAGGGTTAATTAAGGAGCCTTATATGTTC comes from Elusimicrobiota bacterium and encodes:
- a CDS encoding sulfite exporter TauE/SafE family protein, which translates into the protein DCLMSEGIIFALIISVGLLLHSFAGFGGALFAVPLFSIFLPSGAKMFIPAYAVLMLIINIFLLYEAKQHLQVKKMVLLMIAGVIGSPIGAMALKSFHPELMKIIISVATLIFGILLSLKIEIPLNEKKPTQIGLGLLSGVLGGAIGESGPPIVIYGLCRAWEKDEFRCNLIAYFLVLGVMNIISYLAFGLLTPKNFSYAVFAIIPALFATWVGVKLKNVASEEFFRKAVLTVIIFVTLVGLGQVLFFNKKHNKVDAVSTTTAVTK